The following proteins come from a genomic window of Plectropomus leopardus isolate mb chromosome 11, YSFRI_Pleo_2.0, whole genome shotgun sequence:
- the LOC121950608 gene encoding peroxisomal succinyl-coenzyme A thioesterase-like yields the protein MDRKQCCVKLSVHPSRGLVDEKFVVLVQNVCPGSQLTVRALHKCEDGHTWDAFGHYIANATATVNVSEDPSLGGTYSGVEPMGLLWSLRPVPGSKRGLRMRKMNVQTPMVVTISVYQGHQTEGFVDQVPLASAVVERWYMAPGVRRIPITEDGLTATLFLPPGPGPFPGLLDLWGGGGKLVEYRAALLASHGIASLALDYLTPKVTIETGKAVGDDYFEKAYRVLEQHPQILGSRIAMLGLSLGTSITLRMAVYSKVMKLRCAVCISGTHAQWVGKPLEQMMTFMSVNATKVRYDEEKNVIMRDMMLPISTDPSLKVDVGRFQCPLLLIVGEDDQDTPAYEAAIDMKEMMERAGNSHLLTILSYPDAGHLIEPPFTPFARASTFREVQSHQKMMVLWGGETVAHSRAQEDSWRKTLVFLREHLYGDAKPGAALLSRL from the exons ATGGACAGAAAACAGTGTTGTGTGAAGCTGTCGGTCCACCCGTCCAGAGGACTTGTGGATGAAAAGTTTGTTGTCCTGGTCCAGAACGTCTGTCCTGGTTCACAGCTGACCGTCCGCGCCCTCCACAAGTGTGAAGACGGACACACCTGGGACGCGTTCGGTCACTACATCGCCAACGCCACTGCGACCGTAAATG tttcagaGGATCCCAGTCTGGGCGGGACATATTCTGGGGTTGAACCCATGGGTCTACTGTGGAGCCTCAGACCAGTTCCAGGCAGCAAACGTGGGCTCAG GATGAGGAAGATGAATGTCCAGACTCCCATGGTGGTCACAATCTCTGTTTACCAAGGTCATCAGACTGAAGGCTTTGTGGATCAGGTGCCACTAGCCAGTGCGGTGGTGGAGCGCTGGTACATGGCGCCCGGCGTCCGCAGGATCCCGATCACAGAGGACGGACTCACTGCGACCCTCTTCTTGCCCCCAG gACCGGGCCCTTTCCCCGGCCTCCTGGACCTGTGGGGGGGTGGAGGGAAGTTGGTGGAGTACCGTGCAGCGCTGCTGGCCTCCCACGGCATCGCCTCCTTGGCTCTCGACTACCTTACACCAAAGGTCACCATAGAAACCGGGAAGGCTGTGGGCGATGATTACTTTGAG AAAGCCTACAGAGTCCTGGAGCAGCATCCTCAGATCCTCGGCAGCAGGATCGCCATGTTGGGTCTTTCCCTCGGCACCAGTATCACTCTCAGAATGGCCGTTTACTCCAAAGTTATGAAG CTCAGGTGTGCAGTGTGTATCAGTGGGACTCACGCGCAGTGGGTTGGCAAACCTTTAGAGCAAATGATGACTTTCATGTCAGT AAACGCTACGAAGGTTCGCTATGACGAGgagaaaaatgtgattatgCGAGATATGATGCTGCCCATTTCGACAGACCCCTCACTGAAAGTAGAT GTGGGAAGATTCCAGTGTCCTCTGCTGCTGATTGTGGGTGAGGACGACCAAGACACGCCGGCTTACGAGGCTGCCATCGAT atgaaggAGATGATGGAGCGGGCGGGGAACAGCCACCTGTTGACCATCCTGTCGTACCCGGACGCAGGTCACCTGATCGAGCCTCCGTTCACGCCGTTTGCTCGAGCCAGCACCTTCAGAGAAGTCCAGTCACACCAGAAAA tgatggTTCTGTGGGGCGGAGAGACGGTGGCACATTCTCGCGCTCAGGAAGACTCCTGGAGGAAGACACTGGTCTTTCTGAGGGAGCATCTGTACGGCGACGCAAAGCCTGGTGCAGCTCTACTTTCCCGCCTGTAA